The following coding sequences are from one Haliotis asinina isolate JCU_RB_2024 chromosome 3, JCU_Hal_asi_v2, whole genome shotgun sequence window:
- the LOC137276913 gene encoding putative ammonium transporter 3 — protein sequence MATNASSLGLTTVSTFPANASSMTTVQSQTKAADFRNTPTWDDATWILTSSFIIFTMQSGFGLLESGFAGCKNEVNVMAKNVADVIFGGISYWMFGYGFSFGTDTGTNAFCGIGRFFLNPDDSVMGEEYSRFVFQASFATTATTIVSGALAERTKFTAYIIFSFFNTFVYCFPAHWMWAETGFLKNLNVIDVAGDGPVHLVGGTTALVAAVMIKPRVDRFTSRDNHRMGNPTNALLGTFMLWWGWLAFNCGSTYGISDGKWKIAARSAATTLMSASGGGIMAFIASFIVKKRVFEIGYIVNGVLGALVSITAICAVTGTWESIIIGAIGALLACGSEALLHRLHIDDPVSAFPVHGVCGAWGLLAPGFFAHEDTITMSFSKMNGLVWGGGFYLLGVQLLATVTLIAWSVSVSFLFLKIIDLTVGLRLTPEDELLGADIVEHNIGSNRQMIDGKLRERANSQNKIEPTNIENGVEEGKKENNKPYSSQICLISYTANNDV from the exons ATGGCGACAAATGCAAGTTCCCTGGGACTTACGACTGTGTCAACCTTTCCTGCTAATGCATCGTCGATGACCACTGTCCAAAGTCAAACAAAGGCTGCAGACTTCCGAAATACACCAACGTGGGATGATGCTACATGGATTCTTACAAGCTCCTTCATAATATTTACCATGCAGTCAG GATTCGGGCTCTTGGAGAGTGGATTCGCAGGATGTAAAAATGAAGTCAACGTCATGGCCAAAAACGTCGCTGACGTTATTTTCGGAGGGATATCCTACTGGATGTTTGGCTATGGGTTTAGTTTTGGAACAGACACGGGAACGAATGCTTTTTGTGGTATTGGACGTTTCTTTTTGAATCCAG ATGACTCTGTAATGGGCGAGGAGTACTCACGGTTCGTTTTCCAAGCGTCATTTGCTACAACGGCTACGACAATTGTTTCAG GGGCTTTGGCGGAAAGGACCAAATTTACAGCGTACATTATATTCTCCTTTTTCAACACCTTTGTGTATTGCTTCCCTGCTCACTGGATGTGGGCGGAAACAGGGTTTCTCAAGAACCTGAACGTCATCGATGTCGCCGGGGACGGGCCTGTCCACTTAGTGGGTGGCACCACGGCCTTAGTGGCGGCTGTTATGATTAAACCCAGGGTGGACAGGTTTACTAGCAGAGACAACCATCGAATGGGGAACCCAACAAATGCTTTGCTAGGAACATTTATGTTATG GTGGGGATGGCTTGCCTTTAACTGTGGGAGTACATATGGCATAAGTGATGGGAAATGGAAGATAGCTGCCAG GAGTGCAGCCACTACGTTAATGTCAGCATCAGGTGGAGGAATAATGGCATTCATCGCCAG TTTCATCGTCAAAAAGAGAGTTTTTGAAATTGGCTACATTGTGAATGGTGTACTGGGCGCCTTAGTGTCAATAACGG CCATTTGTGCCGTGACGGGCACATGGGAATCCATCATCATTGGAGCAATCGGTGCTTTATTAGCCTGTGGATCTGAGGCTCTCTTACACCGTTTGCACATTGACGACCCAGTATCGGCATTTCCGGTTCATGGCGTCTGTGGGGCGTGGGGATTACTTGCACCTGGATTCTTTGCACACGAGGACACAATAACCATGTCGTTCTCTAAGATGAACGGCTTAGTCTGG GGCGGGGGGTTCTACCTCCTTGGAGTACAGCTTTTGGCAACAGTAACCCTAATTGCGTGGTCGGTGTCAGTATCATTCTTGTTCCTCAAGATCATTGATCTCACTGTTGGCCTGAGACTGACCCCAGAGGACGAACTGTTAGGAGCAGACATCGTAGAACATAATATCGGAAGCAACCGTCAGATGATCGATGGAAAGTTGAGGGAGAGAGCCAACAGCCAAAATAAAATAGAGCCCACGAATATTGAAAACGGCGTTGAAGAGGGcaaaaaggaaaacaacaaaccatacTCATCTCAAATATGCTTGATAAGTTACACAGCCAACAACGATGTGTGA